The proteins below come from a single Gossypium raimondii isolate GPD5lz chromosome 2, ASM2569854v1, whole genome shotgun sequence genomic window:
- the LOC105788720 gene encoding sodium-dependent phosphate transport protein 1, chloroplastic, which produces MSFRALLSSSNFPKSPPETISTRAKPNPTRCLIRSPVNSPHGCRLSRLSATEGRRRSGKVYADVREIADSLRELVKFGDSLSDAVASEDDLDSAVPWWEQFPKRWVIVILCFSAFLLCNMDRVNMSIAILPMSAEFNWNPATVGLIQSSFFWGYLLTQIAGGIWADTVGGKTVLGFGVVWWSIATALTPVAAKLGLPFLLVVRAFMGIGEGVAMPAMNNILSKWVPVAERSRSLALVYSGMYLGSVTGLAFSPFLIHQFGWPSVFYSFGSLGTVWFALWLNKAYSSPIEDPELLPQEKKLIVTNCISKQPVKTIPWKLILSKPPVWALIVSHFCHNWGTFILLTWMPTYYHQVLKFNLTDSGLICVLPWLTMAFSANLGGWIADTLVSKGLSVTTVRKIMQSIGFLGPAFFLTQLSHVNSPAMAVLCMACSQGTDAFSQSGLYSNHQDIAPRYSGVLLGLSNTAGVLAGVFGTAATGYILQHGSWDNVFEVSVGLYLVGTVVWNLFSTGEKILD; this is translated from the exons ATGAGCTTCAGAGCTCTTCTCTCCTCCTCTAACTTCCCCAAATCCCCACCCGAAACCATCTCTACCAGGGCCAAGCCCAACCCGACCAGATGTCTGATCCGGTCCCCCGTCAACTCTCCCCATGGCTGCCGCCTTTCCCGTCTTTCAGCTACTGAAGGAAGGAGAAGAAGCGGGAAAGTATACGCGGACGTCCGAGAAATCGCCGACTCCCTCAGAGAATTGGTTAAGTTCGGAGATTCATTAAGCGATGCCGTTGCGAGTGAGGATGATTTGGATAGTGCAGTTCCTTGGTGGGAACAGTTCCCCAAACGTTGGGTCATcgttattttgtgtttttcagCCTTTTTGCTGTGTAATATGGATCGA GTAAATATGAGCATTGCTATACTTCCCATGTCAGCTGAGTTCAATTGGAACCCAGCAACTGTTGGTTTAATACAGTCATCCTTTTTCTGGGGTTATCTCCTCACTCAG ATTGCTGGTGGCATATGGGCAGACACTGTAGGTGGGAAGACGGTTTTAGGCTTTGGTGTAGTTTGGTGGTCCATTGCTACTGCTCTTACTCCTGTTGCAGCTAAATTGGGGTTGCCATTTCTACTTGTCGTTCGTGCTTTCATGGGAATTGGCGAG GGTGTTGCCATGCCTGCcatgaataatattttatccaaaTGGGTTCCTGTTGCTGAAAGGAGTAGATCATTAGCATTGGTGTATAGTGGAATGTATCTTGGCTCAGTTACTGGTTTGGCATTTTCACCATTCTTGATACATCAGTTTGGATGGCCGTCGGTGTTTTACTCCTTCGGCTCTTTGGGGACAGTCTGGTTTGCTTTATGGCTAAATAAG GCTTACAGTTCACCTATTGAGGATCCTGAACTTCTGCCCCAAGAGAAAAAGCTTATTGTTACCAACTGTATTTCCAAGCAGCCAGTTAAAACAATACCTTGGAAGTTAATCTTGTCAAAACCACCTGTATGGGCCCTTATAGTGTCCCATTTCTGTCACAACTGGGGAACGTTTATTCTCTTAACATGGATGCCTACGTACTATCATCAA GTCCTGAAGTTCAACCTCACAGATTCAGGGCTCATTTGCGTTTTACCCTGGCTTACGATGGCATTTTCTGCAAATCTTGGAGGATGGATTGCAGATACACTTGTGAGCAAAGGCTTATCTGTGACAACTGTTCGCAAG ATTATGCAATCCATTGGGTTTCTTGGCCCTGCTTTCTTCCTAACTCAGTTGAGCCATGTCAATTCTCCTGCTATGGCAGTTTTGTGTATGGCATGCAGTCAG GGAACTGATGCATTTTCACAGTCTGGCCTTTATTCAAACCATCAAGATATTGCCCCTCGATATTCA GGTGTATTACTTGGTTTGTCCAACACTGCTGGAGTACTAGCTGGGGTCTTTGGAACAGCCGCAACTGGTTACATTCTGCAACATG GTTCTTGGGACAATGTCTTCGAGGTTTCGGTTGGGCTATACTTGGTTGGAACCGTGGTCTGGAACCTCTTTTCAACTGGTGAGAAAATACTGGACTGA
- the LOC105788721 gene encoding cytochrome P450 86A1: METFPFVFSLAAAIFAYALWFHILARRLTGPRVWPLVGSLPSLFENRRRIHDWMASNLRATGGLATYQTCTIALPFLAWKQGLYTVTCHPKNIEHILKTRFDNYPKGPNWQAAFHDLLGQGIFNSDGETWLIQRKTAALEFTTRTLRQAMARWVNRTIKDRLWHILDRASIEKKSVDLQDLLLRLTFDNICGLTFGKDPETLSPELPENSFAVAFDTATEATLYRFLYPGLLWRLEKILGIGVEKRLKRSLQIVENYMNDAVEARKEAPSDDLLSRFMKKRDAEGNLFTSDVLQHIALNFVLAGRDTSSVALSWFFWLVMNHPEIEQKIIDEISTVLQESRGEDCKKWLKEPLVFDEADKLIYLKAALAETLRLYPSVPEDFKYVVEDDVLPDGTFVPAGSTVTYSIYSVGRMKTIWGEDCMEFRPERWISPEGDKFNTPKDGYKFVAFNAGPRTCLGKDLAYLQMKSVASAVLLRYRLSLVPGHRVEQKMSLTLFMKQGLRVYLQPRKLP, translated from the coding sequence ATGGAAACCTTTCCATTTGTCTTCAGCTTAGCTGCTGCAATATTTGCTTATGCACTTTGGTTCCATATCCTAGCCAGGAGGCTAACCGGTCCGAGAGTGTGGCCTCTAGTCGGTAGCCTACCATCTCTTTTCGAGAACCGGAGGCGGATCCATGATTGGATGGCTAGTAACCTTCGAGCAACTGGTGGCTTAGCCACGTATCAAACATGTACTATTGCTCTTCCTTTCTTGGCTTGGAAGCAAGGGCTCTATACTGTCACTTGTCACCCTAAAAACATTGAGCATATCCTCAAGACAAGGTTCGATAACTACCCAAAAGGGCCCAATTGGCAAGCTGCATTTCATGATCTTTTGGGGCAAGGGATCTTCAATAGTGATGGAGAGACATGGCTCATACAAAGGAAAACAGCAGCTCTTGAGTTCACAACCCGGACGCTCAGGCAAGCCATGGCTCGTTGGGTGAACCGGACCATCAAGGATCGGTTATGGCATATTTTGGATAGAGCATCCATTGAGAAGAAATCAGTGGACTTGCAGGACTTGTTGCTTCGGTTAACGTTTGACAATATTTGTGGCCTTACCTTTGGTAAGGACCCCGAAACACTCTCTCCTGAGTTACCTGAGAACTCATTTGCTGTTGCTTTCGATACAGCCACAGAAGCAACTCTCTATAGGTTTTTATACCCTGGTCTTCTATGGAGATTGGAGAAGATTTTGGGGATTGGAGTGGAGAAAAGATTGAAGCGTAGCCTCCAAATTGTCGAGAACTACATGAACGATGCCGTTGAAGCAAGAAAGGAAGCTCCATCAGATGATCTACTGTCCCGTTTTATGAAGAAGAGAGATGCTGAGGGCAACCTCTTTACAAGTGATGTTCTCCAACACATTGCTCTAAACTTCGTCCTGGCCGGTAGGGACACCTCTTCCGTGGCCCTCAGCTGGTTCTTCTGGCTCGTCATGAACCATCCGGAGATTGAGCAAAAGATCATCGACGAAATATCAACAGTTCTCCAGGAGTCACGTGGTGAAGATTGCAAGAAATGGCTTAAAGAGCCTCTGGTGTTCGATGAAGCAGACAAATTGATATATCTGAAAGCAGCACTAGCTGAAACACTGCGTTTATACCCCTCAGTTCCAGAGGACTTCAAGTATGTTGTTGAAGATGATGTCTTACCGGATGGCACGTTCGTGCCTGCCGGCTCAACTGTCACATATTCAATATATTCAGTTGGAAGAATGAAGACTATATGGGGAGAAGATTGCATGGAGTTCAGGCCTGAAAGGTGGATATCGCCAGAAGGTGACAAATTCAACACACCAAAGGATGGTTACAAATTTGTAGCATTCAATGCAGGACCACGGACTTGCTTGGGGAAAGACTTGGCTTACCTACAAATGAAGTCCGTGGCCTCCGCGGTTCTACTCCGTTACCGGCTTTCGCTGGTACCTGGACACAGGGTAGAGCAGAAGATGTCTCTCACTCTGTTCATGAAGCAAGGCCTTCGTGTTTACTTGCAGCCGCGTAAACTTCCATAG